In Pontiella desulfatans, one DNA window encodes the following:
- a CDS encoding DNA polymerase III subunit — MEAIDMHAEAWQGILNGFTSDRLAHAYVIVGSPRGNALHFAESFLKLLFCERAEKPCNECVACRQVEAHKHVDNLWIEPQSKSRMVLVEDVDGLIRRISQTSFEGGWKAGVILQADRMNIESENKLLKTLEEPPAKTILLLVTDSPQGLLPTIISRCQKIVLSEGRAGAMDDVWRLPLLEILHSLPPTGGLGAARQASQLKALFDVVKDGIADAVVEDLDQHDEALDESKLKGILEARTNARLKEVQADVFRIMLDWHRDVLMLASGIDAAELVFANERDVLVEQSRRHTQGSALQAIQVVEGMARRLDRNIPDLQIFDEAFRKLVRR, encoded by the coding sequence ATGGAAGCCATCGACATGCATGCCGAGGCGTGGCAGGGGATCCTCAATGGATTCACATCCGACCGGTTGGCCCACGCCTACGTGATCGTCGGCTCCCCCCGGGGGAATGCGCTCCATTTTGCGGAATCCTTCTTGAAGCTACTGTTTTGCGAGCGCGCTGAAAAACCGTGCAACGAATGCGTGGCCTGCCGTCAGGTGGAGGCGCACAAGCATGTCGATAACCTTTGGATTGAACCCCAAAGCAAATCTCGAATGGTCCTTGTGGAAGATGTCGATGGGCTGATACGCCGCATTTCCCAAACGTCCTTTGAGGGCGGATGGAAGGCCGGGGTTATACTCCAGGCCGACCGGATGAACATTGAATCCGAAAACAAGCTGCTCAAGACGCTGGAAGAACCCCCGGCGAAAACCATTCTGCTTCTTGTAACCGATTCGCCGCAGGGATTGCTTCCCACCATCATTTCACGGTGCCAGAAGATTGTGCTGTCCGAAGGGCGGGCCGGGGCGATGGACGACGTGTGGCGGTTGCCGTTGCTGGAGATCCTGCACAGCCTTCCTCCAACGGGCGGGCTAGGCGCTGCGCGCCAGGCCAGTCAGCTCAAGGCCTTGTTCGATGTGGTTAAGGACGGCATCGCCGATGCGGTGGTCGAAGACCTCGACCAACATGATGAGGCGTTGGATGAATCCAAACTGAAGGGCATTCTCGAAGCGCGAACCAATGCACGTCTTAAAGAGGTGCAGGCCGATGTCTTCCGCATCATGCTCGACTGGCATCGCGACGTGCTGATGCTCGCATCCGGGATCGATGCCGCGGAGCTCGTGTTTGCCAATGAGCGCGATGTCTTGGTTGAACAGTCCCGGCGCCACACGCAAGGGTCGGCCTTGCAGGCCATCCAGGTGGTCGAGGGCATGGCGCGTCGACTGGATCGGAACATTCCCGACCTGCAAATATTCGACGAAGCTTTCCGCAAGCTCGTTCGGCGTTAG
- the aroQ gene encoding type II 3-dehydroquinate dehydratase, whose product MKILVLNGPNLNLLGTREPEIYGYETLTDIEAELHTLFEDVEIDFRQSNAEADLVGWIGESRGQFDGIVINPAAFTHTSLALCDALKAVADVVPAVEVHLSNTHTREEIRHKSLTAPACIGQIMGFKGFGYTLALRALVHKLKG is encoded by the coding sequence ATGAAGATACTCGTTTTGAACGGACCCAACCTGAATTTGCTCGGCACCCGCGAACCGGAAATCTATGGATACGAGACGCTGACCGATATCGAAGCGGAACTGCATACGCTTTTCGAGGATGTGGAAATCGATTTCCGGCAGTCCAACGCCGAAGCTGACCTGGTTGGTTGGATCGGGGAAAGCCGGGGACAGTTCGATGGGATCGTCATCAACCCAGCGGCATTCACCCACACCAGCCTGGCGCTATGCGATGCGCTGAAGGCCGTCGCCGATGTGGTTCCAGCCGTGGAGGTTCATTTGAGCAACACCCACACGCGCGAGGAGATCCGGCACAAGAGCCTAACGGCACCGGCCTGCATTGGGCAGATCATGGGATTCAAGGGATTCGGCTACACCCTCGCGCTGCGTGCGCTGGTGCATAAGTTAAAAGGCTAA
- the nadD gene encoding nicotinate-nucleotide adenylyltransferase, with the protein MESLSSAKRVGLMGGSFDPVHMGHLVVAQDAAERLELSEVVFVPAAIPPHKQHLQRVDAGHRLNMVRMAVESDVRFSVSDVELQRGGVSYTIDTVEFFRRQHPGLQFVLVVGGDTLVDLHNWYKVDELLDLCEVATFLRPGENGLDGIAEKIRLPDEQRARLLGNVFDAHQVEVSSTEIRMRIAEGLGIRYLVPPEVERYIYEHGLYQG; encoded by the coding sequence ATGGAATCTCTTTCATCCGCTAAGCGAGTCGGTCTTATGGGAGGTTCGTTCGATCCGGTGCACATGGGGCACCTGGTTGTCGCCCAGGATGCCGCCGAGCGCTTGGAGCTTTCCGAGGTCGTTTTTGTCCCCGCCGCAATTCCTCCGCACAAGCAGCACTTGCAACGGGTCGATGCCGGTCACCGTCTCAACATGGTTCGCATGGCGGTGGAGTCGGATGTCAGGTTTTCGGTTTCCGATGTCGAGTTGCAACGCGGCGGCGTCTCATATACCATCGACACGGTTGAATTCTTTCGTCGGCAACATCCCGGGCTTCAATTCGTACTGGTGGTTGGCGGCGATACGTTGGTGGACTTGCACAATTGGTACAAGGTTGACGAACTGCTCGACCTATGCGAGGTTGCAACCTTCCTGCGGCCCGGAGAAAATGGCCTGGATGGGATTGCCGAAAAGATAAGGCTGCCGGATGAACAACGGGCGCGGCTTCTTGGCAATGTGTTTGACGCGCACCAGGTCGAAGTGTCATCGACCGAAATCCGAATGCGCATTGCCGAAGGGTTGGGCATCCGCTACTTGGTGCCGCCCGAAGTTGAAAGGTATATTTACGAACATGGCCTATACCAAGGCTGA
- a CDS encoding SOS response-associated peptidase, translated as MCGRFTQTKTREEVLKQLGEVELPPLFHGRYNVAPTQNVAVFRQSNPTKAQQCIWGFQNPHSGALVINARSETLAERPMFKDLLAANRCLIPADGFYEWKGKQPYYFQTLKQQLFGFAGLWREGRCVIITRAADQNMQGIHHRMPVIIDQTQWNNWLASPGKVTSALTIVSSDVTPQLTSRPVSRRVNKVVNDDAGCLDPGEIQGDLF; from the coding sequence ATGTGCGGACGCTTTACACAAACCAAAACACGGGAAGAGGTGCTGAAGCAACTCGGCGAGGTCGAGCTTCCCCCGCTCTTCCATGGACGCTACAACGTGGCCCCCACCCAAAACGTCGCCGTCTTCCGGCAATCAAACCCGACCAAGGCGCAGCAATGCATTTGGGGCTTTCAGAATCCCCATTCCGGCGCGTTGGTGATTAACGCCCGCTCCGAAACCTTGGCGGAACGCCCCATGTTCAAGGATTTGCTCGCAGCCAACCGCTGCCTTATCCCCGCCGACGGATTCTACGAATGGAAAGGCAAGCAACCCTACTATTTCCAAACCCTGAAACAGCAACTCTTCGGCTTTGCCGGCCTATGGCGCGAAGGCCGCTGTGTCATCATCACCCGCGCCGCCGACCAAAACATGCAGGGCATCCACCACCGCATGCCCGTCATCATAGACCAAACCCAATGGAATAACTGGCTCGCCTCCCCCGGCAAGGTCACGTCTGCGCTCACGATCGTGAGCTCAGACGTGACCCCGCAACTCACCTCCCGGCCGGTGTCGCGACGGGTGAACAAGGTGGTCAACGACGATGCGGGGTGCCTCGATCCCGGAGAAATTCAAGGTGATCTTTTTTAG
- the tnpB gene encoding IS66 family insertion sequence element accessory protein TnpB (TnpB, as the term is used for proteins encoded by IS66 family insertion elements, is considered an accessory protein, since TnpC, encoded by a neighboring gene, is a DDE family transposase.) yields MFGLSNSIRVYLAVEPVDLRKSFNGLHGVVLDRLNEDPCSGALYVFTNRRRNRIKTLYWDGTGMWVAIKRLDIGCFSCPKGVAANERLELAPEALALLLDGVDLKQGSFKPWYQR; encoded by the coding sequence ATGTTTGGATTAAGCAACTCTATCCGGGTGTACCTGGCGGTGGAGCCGGTGGACCTGCGAAAAAGTTTTAACGGCCTTCATGGCGTTGTGCTGGATCGGTTGAATGAAGATCCGTGTTCAGGGGCGTTGTATGTGTTTACGAATCGTCGTCGGAACCGGATCAAGACGCTGTACTGGGACGGCACCGGTATGTGGGTGGCCATCAAGCGGCTGGATATAGGATGCTTTAGCTGTCCGAAGGGCGTTGCCGCGAACGAGAGGCTTGAACTCGCGCCCGAGGCGCTTGCGCTGCTGCTCGATGGAGTCGATCTGAAACAGGGATCGTTTAAGCCGTGGTATCAGCGCTGA
- the rsfS gene encoding ribosome silencing factor has protein sequence MDNDLEIIKQIVGFLDDRKAEDIVALDLRQHANIADYFIIATGANKPHLKALHDGLQRLFKDAGFKGYHKQGVPDSGWMIMDYHGVMVHIFERELREFYDLEKLWKDAPVVELEGRE, from the coding sequence ATGGACAACGATTTAGAAATCATTAAGCAAATCGTCGGCTTCTTGGACGACCGCAAGGCGGAAGACATCGTGGCGCTGGACTTGCGCCAGCATGCCAACATTGCCGACTACTTCATTATCGCAACCGGGGCAAACAAGCCGCACCTCAAGGCGCTCCACGACGGTCTGCAACGCCTTTTCAAGGATGCCGGCTTCAAAGGCTACCACAAGCAGGGTGTGCCCGACAGCGGTTGGATGATCATGGACTACCACGGGGTCATGGTGCATATCTTCGAGCGCGAGCTTCGGGAGTTCTACGATCTCGAAAAGCTTTGGAAGGATGCTCCGGTTGTCGAATTGGAGGGGCGGGAATAA
- the tnpC gene encoding IS66 family transposase translates to MEFNRENFDKLLAQNTDQQVEIRLLHEKVRYLMNKIFGRSSEKLTPDQMELAFEELREMQDALDEAEEKLEELDEKKESRRGKRKPLKERIPEDLPTERVVIVPDEVQADPQSYKKIGEETVEELDVTPTQYFRRIIVREKYIKVDDRNVAPLIAPAPKRLIPNSYASAGLIRSIILNKYCDHLPLYRQEMTLKYRHDIEISRKTMGNWMYLVADWLTLIYEALRNEIRQSGYMQIDETFIKYQDTEKDHCPNGYLWAYHSPGAGVLFEWFPSRAAECLVPILTDYEGYIQTDGYAAYPAWLNRPEHQKEKETIIHAACWAHTRRNFVEVPDNSNARKVVKLIAKLYRTETELRNNPELERAAYRRKHAAPVLDKIKTILDKEQARQLPKSNFGKAITYALDRWEALNLYLEHGTFEIDNNLVENAIRPTALGKKNFLFFGSPNSGQTSAVIYSLVETCRKLGLNPAEYLKDLLDALPTMQQSEAANWTPARWSTARTQTA, encoded by the coding sequence ATGGAATTCAACCGGGAAAATTTTGATAAGCTGCTTGCGCAAAACACCGATCAGCAGGTTGAAATACGCCTTCTGCATGAGAAGGTCCGTTATCTGATGAATAAGATATTCGGGCGCAGCAGTGAAAAACTGACCCCGGACCAGATGGAACTGGCGTTTGAAGAGCTTCGCGAGATGCAGGATGCTCTCGACGAAGCCGAAGAAAAACTCGAAGAGCTCGACGAAAAAAAGGAATCCCGGCGCGGTAAGCGCAAACCGCTTAAAGAGCGTATCCCTGAAGATCTCCCGACCGAGCGCGTCGTTATCGTTCCGGATGAAGTGCAGGCGGATCCGCAGAGCTATAAAAAGATTGGCGAGGAAACCGTTGAGGAACTCGACGTTACGCCGACTCAATACTTCCGCCGCATCATCGTCCGCGAAAAATATATCAAAGTAGATGACCGCAACGTCGCACCGCTCATTGCTCCTGCCCCGAAGCGGCTGATCCCGAACAGCTATGCTTCCGCCGGACTGATCCGGAGCATCATTCTGAACAAATACTGTGACCATCTTCCGCTTTACCGGCAGGAGATGACGCTGAAATACCGCCACGATATTGAAATCAGCCGCAAAACCATGGGCAACTGGATGTATCTGGTCGCCGATTGGCTGACTCTGATTTATGAAGCGCTCCGCAATGAAATCCGGCAAAGCGGATACATGCAGATCGATGAAACATTCATAAAATACCAGGACACGGAAAAGGACCATTGTCCCAATGGATACCTATGGGCCTATCACAGTCCCGGGGCCGGCGTGCTGTTTGAATGGTTCCCGAGCCGGGCCGCCGAATGCCTGGTTCCGATTCTCACCGATTATGAAGGATATATTCAGACCGATGGGTATGCCGCCTATCCGGCGTGGCTGAACCGTCCGGAACATCAAAAAGAAAAAGAGACCATCATTCACGCCGCCTGCTGGGCGCATACCCGTCGGAACTTCGTGGAAGTGCCTGACAACTCGAACGCCCGGAAAGTCGTAAAGCTGATCGCCAAACTCTACCGCACTGAAACAGAACTTCGAAACAATCCTGAACTTGAACGCGCGGCCTACCGCCGGAAACATGCGGCTCCGGTTCTGGATAAAATTAAAACGATCCTCGATAAAGAACAGGCGCGCCAGTTGCCAAAGAGCAACTTTGGAAAAGCCATAACCTATGCGCTTGATCGCTGGGAAGCGCTTAATCTTTACCTCGAACACGGAACATTCGAAATCGACAACAACCTGGTCGAGAACGCCATTCGTCCGACCGCGCTGGGCAAAAAGAACTTCCTGTTCTTCGGCAGCCCGAACTCCGGGCAGACCAGTGCCGTCATCTACAGCCTGGTGGAAACCTGCCGTAAACTCGGCCTTAACCCCGCCGAGTATCTCAAAGACCTACTCGACGCCCTGCCGACCATGCAACAGTCCGAAGCTGCGAACTGGACACCTGCCCGCTGGTCCACCGCTCGCACTCAAACGGCATAG
- the cysS gene encoding cysteine--tRNA ligase encodes MAFRIFNTMSRTKEELVPLDGRHVRMYTCGPTVYNYAHIGNFRAYMFEDLLRRYIKFCGFEVTQVQNLTDVDDKTIRASIEQGLPLKEYTKTYIDAFFADLAKLGIEPAEHYPAATDYIPEMIALIETLFEKGYAYQSDDGSVYYSIDKFAEYGKLAHLDREGMQAGARVDQDEYDKDNAADFALWKAYVPEDGDVVWDSPWGRGRPGWHIECSAMSMKLLGDSFDIHTGGVDNIFPHHEDEIAQSEAASGQPYSKYWMHCGYLVVDGKKMSKSLGNFYTLREILDMGYTGREVRYELLSSHYRQSLNFAFKSLDGNRAALKRLDEFYTTVMEAAAAGTAPGELPAWAAQTRSKFAEAMDDDMNISGAMAAIFDTVHAGNKAMAETPLAAAQALAVSQLWKQLDTVLGLLIPQEEAIPVEVNDLLEARTVARAEKDWAESDRIRDRLAELGWTVKDTPEGPKLRKL; translated from the coding sequence ATGGCATTCAGGATCTTCAACACGATGAGTCGCACCAAGGAGGAGCTCGTGCCCCTCGACGGCAGGCATGTGCGCATGTACACCTGCGGACCGACCGTCTACAACTATGCCCATATCGGCAACTTCCGTGCCTACATGTTCGAGGATCTGCTCCGCCGCTATATCAAGTTTTGCGGGTTCGAGGTCACGCAGGTGCAAAACCTCACGGATGTCGACGACAAGACCATCCGTGCCTCCATCGAGCAGGGGCTGCCCCTCAAGGAATACACCAAGACCTACATCGACGCGTTTTTTGCGGACCTTGCGAAGCTCGGTATTGAGCCGGCCGAACACTACCCCGCCGCGACAGACTATATTCCCGAAATGATTGCCCTCATCGAAACCCTCTTCGAGAAGGGCTACGCCTACCAGTCCGACGACGGCTCCGTCTACTACAGCATCGACAAGTTCGCTGAATACGGTAAGCTGGCGCACCTCGATCGCGAGGGCATGCAAGCCGGTGCGCGCGTCGACCAGGACGAATACGACAAGGACAATGCCGCCGACTTCGCGCTCTGGAAGGCCTATGTGCCCGAAGACGGCGATGTGGTCTGGGATTCGCCCTGGGGCCGCGGGCGCCCAGGTTGGCATATCGAATGTTCCGCCATGAGCATGAAGCTGCTTGGGGACAGCTTCGACATCCACACCGGCGGGGTCGATAATATCTTCCCGCACCACGAAGACGAAATTGCCCAGTCCGAGGCCGCCAGCGGGCAGCCCTATTCCAAATACTGGATGCACTGCGGCTACCTGGTCGTGGATGGCAAGAAAATGAGCAAGTCGCTCGGCAACTTCTACACGCTGCGCGAAATCCTCGATATGGGCTACACCGGTCGAGAGGTGCGCTACGAGCTGCTCTCTTCGCACTACCGCCAGTCGCTCAACTTTGCCTTCAAGTCGCTCGACGGCAACCGCGCCGCGCTCAAGCGCCTTGATGAGTTCTACACGACCGTGATGGAGGCCGCCGCCGCTGGAACCGCGCCGGGCGAGCTCCCGGCTTGGGCGGCGCAAACCCGCTCGAAATTCGCGGAGGCCATGGACGACGACATGAATATTTCCGGCGCCATGGCCGCCATCTTCGATACCGTTCATGCCGGCAACAAGGCGATGGCCGAAACGCCGCTTGCTGCGGCCCAGGCGCTGGCGGTAAGCCAGCTCTGGAAGCAGCTCGATACGGTTCTTGGCCTGCTTATTCCGCAGGAGGAAGCCATTCCGGTGGAGGTCAACGACCTGCTTGAAGCCCGCACCGTGGCCCGTGCCGAAAAGGACTGGGCCGAATCCGACCGTATCCGCGACCGCCTCGCGGAACTCGGATGGACGGTCAAGGATACGCCCGAAGGCCCCAAGCTCAGGAAACTGTAG
- the tmk gene encoding dTMP kinase: MPGKFITFEGPEGSGKSTQIRLLAEKLQARGNEVLCTREPGGTATGEAIRNILQHDAAGEPLGERAELLLFTASRAQLMDQVILPTIEKGGWVLCDRFIDSTLAYQGFARGMDIVTLDALNDFAIHARKPDLTILLDLDIEAGFRRLEERYSDSGESHDRFERETRDFHHRVRAGYHKLAQREPQRFAIIKADNDIETVSSNIWAAVKGALL, from the coding sequence ATGCCGGGAAAGTTCATCACGTTCGAAGGGCCCGAAGGCAGTGGTAAATCAACGCAGATCCGCCTGCTGGCTGAAAAGCTCCAGGCGCGCGGCAACGAGGTGTTGTGCACGCGCGAGCCGGGGGGGACTGCAACCGGTGAAGCCATTCGCAACATCCTTCAGCACGATGCCGCCGGTGAGCCTTTGGGTGAGCGTGCGGAGTTGCTGCTGTTTACGGCCAGCCGAGCCCAATTGATGGACCAGGTCATTCTGCCAACCATTGAAAAGGGCGGATGGGTGCTCTGCGATCGTTTCATCGATTCCACCCTGGCCTACCAGGGCTTTGCCCGGGGCATGGACATCGTCACGCTGGATGCCCTCAACGACTTTGCAATCCACGCACGAAAGCCCGATCTCACCATTCTGCTCGACCTCGATATCGAAGCAGGCTTCAGGCGCTTGGAGGAACGCTATTCGGATAGCGGCGAATCGCACGACCGCTTTGAGCGCGAGACCCGCGACTTTCATCACCGCGTCCGCGCGGGCTATCACAAGCTTGCGCAACGCGAGCCGCAACGCTTTGCCATCATCAAGGCCGACAACGATATCGAAACGGTATCTTCCAATATCTGGGCTGCCGTCAAGGGGGCGTTGCTCTAA
- a CDS encoding fumarylacetoacetate hydrolase family protein — MKLCRFGEKGRERPGVWMDDGRILDVRALAFHIEDFNEHFFANNGLGQLRVLLDDPGAGYVDAGSVRLGAPVARPSKIICVGANYADHAKEFGHAIPSEPILFSKATTALGGPNDEIVLPEGAQVVDSEAELAVVVGRTATKVAAEDALDHVAGYTVLNDVTERIVQKANGQWFRGKGFDTFCPLGPFLVTPDEVPNPDHLRVWQKHNGVLLQDGTTADMMFKVSFLIEYISRGMTLLPGDIISTGTPNGIGSARDPQVLMNPGDIVEVGVVGVGAQRCVVR; from the coding sequence ATGAAGCTGTGTCGGTTTGGCGAAAAGGGCAGGGAGCGCCCTGGGGTTTGGATGGATGACGGACGGATTCTTGATGTGCGGGCGCTGGCGTTCCATATCGAGGATTTTAACGAGCACTTTTTTGCGAACAATGGATTGGGGCAACTCAGGGTCTTGCTGGATGATCCCGGTGCCGGATATGTCGATGCCGGATCGGTTCGTTTGGGCGCGCCGGTTGCTCGGCCATCGAAAATCATTTGCGTCGGCGCCAACTATGCCGACCATGCCAAGGAGTTCGGGCATGCCATTCCTTCGGAACCCATTTTGTTTTCGAAGGCAACAACGGCTCTTGGTGGACCCAACGATGAAATCGTATTGCCGGAGGGGGCGCAGGTGGTCGATAGCGAGGCCGAGCTGGCCGTGGTGGTCGGCAGGACGGCAACCAAGGTCGCCGCGGAGGACGCATTGGATCATGTGGCCGGCTACACGGTGCTAAATGACGTCACCGAGCGGATCGTGCAGAAGGCCAATGGCCAATGGTTCCGCGGAAAGGGGTTCGATACCTTCTGCCCGTTGGGGCCGTTCCTTGTCACGCCCGACGAGGTGCCAAATCCCGACCACCTACGTGTTTGGCAAAAACACAACGGGGTCCTGCTTCAGGACGGAACCACGGCCGATATGATGTTCAAGGTGTCTTTCTTGATCGAGTACATCTCTCGCGGCATGACGCTTCTTCCCGGCGATATCATATCAACGGGTACGCCGAATGGCATTGGCTCGGCGCGCGATCCCCAGGTGCTCATGAATCCCGGGGATATCGTTGAGGTCGGGGTCGTCGGGGTGGGGGCGCAGCGTTGCGTGGTGCGGTAG
- the tnpA gene encoding IS66 family insertion sequence element accessory protein TnpA, with the protein MDTNESNGMGRASYTEEERRELIEEFNGAGLTQAAFCREWNINPKTLARWLRLERQEQEPAFYEVELRPDAAEPDEVRICLPNRIEVMVPVASPKELGAVLREAAGCLD; encoded by the coding sequence ATGGATACGAATGAAAGCAATGGAATGGGGCGAGCCTCTTATACAGAGGAGGAACGCCGGGAGTTGATCGAAGAGTTCAATGGTGCCGGGCTAACTCAGGCGGCATTCTGCCGGGAATGGAATATTAATCCGAAAACGCTGGCTCGTTGGTTGCGCCTTGAACGACAGGAGCAGGAACCTGCTTTTTACGAGGTGGAGTTGCGGCCTGATGCCGCCGAGCCGGATGAGGTGCGGATCTGTCTGCCGAACCGGATTGAGGTGATGGTGCCGGTTGCATCGCCGAAAGAACTCGGTGCTGTTCTGCGGGAGGCGGCCGGATGTTTGGATTAA
- a CDS encoding polysaccharide biosynthesis/export family protein produces MMRKFAVLAGLLVCFVMVGCVVQPVDSSNMPKSDSAISTNTLSVADGQEFEVYTLKPLDPIYIRFSGIMEQQQLELVIDENGEISLLHLAPIQAAGLTTSELEHKIEKLYVDGGIYKNVSINVTMTAKVFYVQGEVNQPGQFPLSSGTTLLQAIAGARGYTPFAWTTKVTVSRHGKIYRFNMKELEKDPSQDVKIEAGDVIKVPQKPW; encoded by the coding sequence ATGATGCGTAAGTTCGCCGTTTTGGCTGGTTTGCTGGTTTGTTTTGTTATGGTTGGGTGTGTGGTTCAACCCGTTGATTCGTCGAATATGCCGAAAAGCGATTCCGCCATTTCCACAAATACGTTGTCCGTGGCCGATGGCCAGGAGTTCGAGGTGTACACCCTGAAGCCTCTCGATCCCATCTATATTCGCTTTAGTGGGATCATGGAGCAGCAGCAACTGGAATTGGTCATCGATGAAAACGGGGAAATCAGCCTGTTGCACCTTGCGCCGATCCAGGCGGCTGGCCTCACCACATCGGAGCTTGAGCATAAGATTGAAAAGCTTTATGTCGATGGCGGCATCTACAAGAACGTTTCCATCAACGTAACGATGACCGCCAAGGTGTTCTATGTGCAGGGTGAAGTCAACCAGCCGGGCCAGTTCCCGCTATCCAGCGGAACAACATTGCTGCAGGCCATTGCCGGAGCCCGCGGATATACGCCTTTTGCTTGGACGACCAAGGTCACCGTGTCCCGCCACGGCAAGATCTATCGCTTCAACATGAAGGAACTTGAGAAGGATCCCTCCCAGGATGTGAAAATCGAAGCGGGGGATGTCATCAAGGTTCCCCAAAAGCCGTGGTAG